CATTGCGGCAGGCAGCGAACGCAGCAGCACAGCCTCCCAGGCCGGCACCGATGATGACCACATCGGCTTTGAGTTCGCTGGGGTTTGATGCATAACAGGATTGTGACTGCAAAGCCTGCAGAAAGGGAAGACTAAAGATTCCGGAGCCATAGATGCCGCACTGCTGCAAAAATTGTCGTCGTTGCATGATTTTGAATTTCAGAATATTACGAGATTAATAACGCGTAGGAGATTAAGATGTTGGAATACTTATTCTTTCAGTATCGCGACTGAAATACCAGCCCCGTTGATAGCGATTCTTTTAAACTCAGTACGTTGTCCAGGATAGGATGATTAAAGGAAAATAGATGTTCAAATATTATGCTCTGTTGCTCAGCATGGTGGTCTGTACTACCGACATATTACATGGGGCTGACTATTTTCAGATACAGGTTGTCGATGCGGAAACCGAACGTGGTATACCACTCGTCGAACTGGAGACGGTGAATCAGATTCTCCATGTCACCGACAGTAAGGGAATTGTCGCTTTTGATGAACCGGGCCTGATGAATCAGGAAGTCTACTTTTTTCTCCGCAGTCACGGCTACAGTTATCCAAAAGATGGTTTTGGATTCAATGGCAAAAAGCTGAACGTGAAGCCGGGCGGCAAAGCCGTCATCAAGATGAAGCGGATCAATGTGGCGCAGCGGTTGTATCGGGTGACCGGTGGGGGCATTTATCGGGACAGCCTGCTGGTCGGGGCACCAGTTCCTTTGCAAGAGCCTGTGTTAAATGGGCGTGTGCTGGGCTCGGATAGCGTGGTGAATACGCTGTTTAAAAATAAGGTGTACTGGTTCTGGGGAGATACCAACAAACCGGGGTATCCTCTAGGGAATTTTGATGTTCCCGGTGCCGTCTCTGAATTACCGGCACGGGGAGGACTACGGATTCAACAAGGTGTTGATCTGGATTATTTTCTGGATGAAACGGGTTTTGCGAAGAAGACCTGTGATATGCCAGGCGAGGGACCAACCTGGATTGATGCGCTCGTAACTTTGAAAGATGAGTCTGGTGTTGAGCGCCTGTTTGCGAAATATGTCAAAGTCAAAGCGCCAATGACTGTCTATGAACGGGGACTGGTGGAATTTAATGACGAGTTGAAACAGTTCGACAAACAGAAAGTCTTTGATTTTGATGCCCTGCTCTATCCGGTAGGTCATCCAGTAAAGTATAAAATGGAGGGAGTCGAATATGTGTTGTTCGGTCTGGCGGCTCCCCTGACTCGCGTGTCTGCGTCCCCGTCCGTGTTGGCAAATTTAGCCGAATATGAAACCTATACCTACTTGAAACCAGGAACAGAGAACGAACAGTGGGTCATAGATCGAGATTCGCAAGGTCAGCTGCGATATCAATGGCGAAAAAATCTTCCGCCGTTGAGTTATGACCTGGAACAAAAGTTGATTTTACAGGGGAAACTGTCTGCAGAGGAAGGATATTTTTATCTTTGCGATATCGAAACGAAGCGGCCCCTACAGATTCATAACAGCTCCGTTGCCTGGAACGCGTATCGCAAAAAGTGGACGATGATCGCGTCACAGAAATTTGGCACGTCTGTCCTGGGAGAGATCTGGTATTCAGAGGCGGAAAGTCCACTTGGCCCCTGGAAGTGGGCTCGCAAGATTGTGACGCATAATAAGTACAGTTTTTATAACCCGAAACAGCACCCGATGTTTGCAGAGGAGAAAGGGCGGTTGATCTATTTCGAGGGGACTTATACGACCTTATTTTCGGGAAATGATGTTAAGACGCCCCGCTATGACTATAACCAGATTATGTATCAGCTGGATTTGTCTGATCCGCGTCTGGCACCGGAGTTGTTTCAACAATAGTTGGAAATAAAAAAGAACACAGAGAGCAACCCGTGTGGTCTCTGTGTTCTGAAAGTATGAAATGCCTGAAAGTGGATTCAGGAGTCTTTACCTAACAGCTTGTCCATCAAGAATTCGTGAGAGTTCGAGTATTGATCTGATTTCGAAACGTCTTTAATCAGCAGGTGGCATTCCGTGCCCACTTTGTCGGCTTTTTCTTTCATTTTGACACCATAAACTGGGTGGTGAATTCCATGGCCGGCGTTTTCTGAAGGAAGTTTCATGTTGTTACCGTAGGTCATTAAGAGTGGTGGATCGTCGGCAGTGAGATGGTTATAAGGAGAGAACTCTTTATAAAGTGCTTCGTGTTTTTCGTAGTTGTCCATCACGTCCTGCATACTTTTACCGCCGACGGCTTTATGGATCATCGCATGTTTGAGCACATTCGGGCCGAGCCAGGGTTCGATGACTTTGGGATCGATGGATGTCTGACCTCCGCCGACGGCAGCGGCAATGACGCGTGTGGATTCCCGGGCGACGGGATCTTTGGATTTGGGATCGGCCAGATCATCGTGATATAAGAGCCACATCGAAGTGCAGGCCCCTGCACTGCCGCCGGTCAATGCGATTTTCTTTTTATCGATATTCCATTCTTTGGCTTTCGAACGGATGAACTGGATTGCGCGGGCGGCATCATGTACTGGGACAGGAAGTGACGCTTCGCCCGTCAAACGGTAATTGATGGCAGCATAAGAAATGCCTTTGTCGAGATAAGCTTGAATTCTGCTCGAACCTCGTCCTTTATCACCGCCAATCCAACCGCCGCCGTGAATGTAGACCAGCAGCGGTCGCGGGCCTTTCCCTTTTGCTTCCCAGAAATCCAGTTTGGTCTTATCATGCGGACCATGAGCGACATCGGCATGTGTTGGTTTCGGAATTTTCGGTTTGTCTGCCGCGAAGGACGCGGAACAGATAAGCGTGAACGTCAGTAGAAAAGCAAGTATTTGGCGCTGCATGGGGGCGATTCCTTTAAGATGGTTCAGTAAGATCAGTGACTTTGGATAATCTTTCATCATGAGTTGTTCTTTGATCGAAATCAAGAATCTATAGTGCGGAGTTTCTTTGCATGTATCAACAGGCTATGATGTGAACTTCGGGTTTGATGAAGAATCGACGATGAAGAATTGACATGGATCACAACAGCATTGCGTGGAGCGAGTAGGCATGAAACATTTGATTTCCTGCGGAATAGTCAGTTTATTTCTTCTTTTTTCAGTATCCTTTGTCTGGTCTGGCGAAAAGGCGGACAGGGCTCCGCTGGATGCTAAAAAAGAACTCTGGAAGCAGATTGCACCTTTTTTTGAACCCCCGAATGAGTTCAAGGGAGATCTGGGAAATTATAAAACACCATTGAGGTTTTATGATAGACGACCGGTCAAAACACCAGCTGACTGGCAGGCGCGTCGTCAGGAAATTCTGAAGACCTGGCATGCGATGATGGGTGAGTGGCCGCCCGTGAATGAACATCCCAAAGTAGAGTATCTGAAGCAGGAACACCGGGATAATTTCACGCAATACACGGTGCGGTTTGACATTGCGCCGGGGCATCCCAATACGGGTTATCTGCTGGTTCCCGATGATGCTAAGCCGGATCATAAGACACCGGCTGTGCTGGTGGTCTATTATGATCCCGAGACTGGCGCGGGATTAAAAGGCAAGGATCGAGATTTTGCCTTGGCGTTAGCAAAGCGGGGCTTTGTGACATTATCGGTTGGCCACGATTATTCACTTTACTATCCCAATCGGGAGAAAGCAGAGATTCAGCCTTTGTCTGCGTTAGCTTATGGGGCAGCGAATGCATTTCATGTGCTGGCGAATCGAAAAGAGGTTGATCCGGAACGCATTGGCATCGTCGGGCATTCGTATGGTGGCAAGTGGGCGATGTTTGCTTCCTGTCTGTACGACAAATTTGCGTGTGCTGCCTGGTCGGATGGCGGGATTGTATTTGATGAAAGCAGACCGAGTGTGAATTACTGGGAGCCCTGGTACCTGGGTTATGAGGGGCCCGACTTTCGTAAGCGGGGGTTGCCGACCAAAGAGAATCCGCGCACCGGGCTGTATAAACAACTCGTCAAAGACGGTTACGATCTGCACGAACTGCATGCTTTGATGGCCCCCCGCCCGTTTCTGGTTTCCGGTGGTGCAGAAGACCGCCCCAAACAATGGCGGGCGCTGAATCATAGCGTCGCCGTGAATCGATTCCTGGGTTATGACAATCGAGTGGCAATGACGAATCGGGAAAAACATGCTCCCAACCCTGAGTCGAACGAGCAGATGTATCAGTTCTTTGAGTACTGGTTGAAAGCAAACGCACTCAACAAAAAATGAGTGTAATCAAACACATCGTTTAATGCTTTGATCACCGACGATCGACAGATCGGTGAAACTACCAGTGTGGCTGGTGAGAGTTCGTATCCGGCAGATTATACTTGGTCTGGTTAGTGTTTTTGTGAACACTTTTCAGGGTGTTTCATTGTCATCCTTTCATTATAAAACTGGAAAATGGGTGAAATGAAGGAAAAGTCACACACATTTGCTCCCTGAAAGACGTCTGTTCTAATAGAGGCTGTCGTATGAATTCCGCTCAGGATTGGCACGATTTCACAGAAATCAGAGTTGCTTTTCGTACACCCCGTGAGAAATAATGAAGCTGCTGTGAGATCCTTCCTAAAATTTTGCCTTCCCTGAGTCTGGCCTCCTTGAGCCATAAGCTCTGTTTTATATTCTCGACTCATTTACACCCTGTGATTTTCCCTACCTGATTACCGGAGAATAATTAAATGTTGATGCAACCTCGTTCCAGAGGTCGGCGTGGTTTTACGCTCATTGAACTGCTCGTTGTGATTGCGATCATTGCGATTCTAATTGCGCTATTATTACCGGCAGTGCAACAGGCTCGTGAAGCAGCACGACGGTCGACCTGTAAAAATAATTTGAAGCAGATCGGGATCGCTTTACATAACTATCACGATACGCATTCCAGCTTTCCCCCCGGAAGTATTGGCTGGTCATTTACAGCGAGTTCTTCTGATAACCCCCAGTTAAACAGCATGGGACCGTTGGTGATGATCCTGCCGTATATGGATATGGCACCACTCTATAACAAATTTGATTTCAGTCTCAGTTATGCAAATCCGGCGAATGTGGGGTTAGCAGCCAATCTTGTTCCGACTTACCTTTGCCCGTCCTACGCAGGGGAAACGGTTCATAATGAACATGGTTACCGAGGCTGGAATACCAGCACCAGGAAAGCGATTACCAATTACCTGGGAGTCGCCGGTTACGCAACAACGGGAGCCCAGGTTGGTATCAGGACCAGTGCCAGCCTGCCGGCGATACAACGGGGAATATTCTGGCCGAACAGTAATACTCGGATGCGTGATATTACCGATGGGACCACGAACACATTTATCTATGGTGAATATCGTCCCTCGATTATGTCAGATGTAGGTTGGGGGTCGGGTGGTTCCTGTTACGATAATCGCTGCAGTCCGTGGGTGCGTGGAATTACACTCGAAGGAAGTGGTGCAGTGAAAGGAATGCGTTATGGGCCGAATCAGGTCTTTCCGAAGACTGCCTATACCAACGACTGGACCGTGGTTCCCTTCAGTTCTCAGCACGTGGGGGGCGTGCATATGTTGAATACTGATGGAAGTGTGGTGTTTGTGAGTGAGAATATCGATATCAATGTCTGGCGGTATCGTGGCAGCGCCTCCGATGGTCAGGTAATTGGAGACTGATCATGCAAAAAAAATCAAAACGATTCTCACTGTTGTTCTGTCTGCTGATCACAGCTTGTGCGCAAGGTCCCACTGATACTCCTCCATTAGCGCGTGTGAAAGGAAAAGTGACTCTGGACGGTCAGCCTCTGACAAGTGGAAGCGTTCAGTTTACTCCGGATAAAAATCGGGGGACAACGGGGCGAATGGCTCTGGGAAATATCAACGAAGATGGGACATTTGAGCTCATGACAATCAGAGCGGGAGATGGCGCTCAAGTGGGCTATCATCTGGTGGCGATTGAGAGCTATGAGTCCACAGCGTTTGATCCCAATCAACCGGTAAATCAGGCACCGAAATCACTGATTCCCAAACGCTATACCGATCCAAAGACAAGCGAACTGACAGCCGAAGTGAAGTCGGGGGAAGATAATTTTTTCACGTTCGATTTGAAATCAAAGCCGTAGCTTCATTTGTGAAATTGAGGAGCAAATAGAACACCGTTATCTTATTGAGATAACGGTGCTGGTTTTCGTGATAGAAGATCTATATCTCTTTCTCAATGAGTTTTCTTTTTAGTTCAATACAAAATCAAGTTTTGTACCCTCTCCTGTTTCTTTTTTAATATCTGCCGCCAATTTTGTCTTTTCGAAGTTGCTATATACCGGAGGTAATGATTCTTTCGCCCCTTCTGTCATCGCATCTGCTTCTGTCGTTCCCGGGGGAAGTGCCGATCCGTCAGGCATAAGGAATTTGCTGATGACTACTTTGTATCTACCAGGGATAGCGCCTTTCAGGTCTTCAAGTTTCACATTGGGCATGGGAGTGATCAACTCAAAGGTGCCGGAATCATTCGTGACTGCAGAAGCCATCTGAGTGCCAGACTCTCCCTGCTGTGGGATTAGAGTAATGCTGGCTCCTGCCAACGGCTTTCCCTTGAAGGTAGCCGTTCCGGTTACCGGGACTAGATCGGCAGTGATTTTTGAATTTTCCGAGTTTGCGCCACATGCAGAAAGAAAACAGATGGACAACAAAGTCAAACACATTCTTGAATTTCTTCCAATGTGAATGATAAATCGCGGTCTGCAGAGGTTCATGGGAATTTTCCTGTAAAGTATTTAAAAACGATCCAAGAATTGATTTCTCAGATAGTGATCAAACTAATTTTGACTTAAGCATTTCCGAATCGAAGACCATACAACTTTGCTGGCAATCACGTGATTGCCAGCAAAGTGAGGTTTTTCGGATTGGAGTGCCGATGCACCGCATACACCAGGCACTGGGGCAATCAGCACGTTGCTGTTGTTGGCCTGATTTAGCGAAACTCTCCAATTACATTACCGTCTGAAATATAATCCAGGTTTCTGCGAATGGAAGCATCCGTATTTTCGCTGAGGAAAATGACTGCGCCATCAGCCATCAGCACATGCAGCCCGCCTACATGCCAGCTGCCTGTATAACCCCAACTTCCCAGAAGTGGTTTGTAGTCGACTCCACCGTACAGAGTGTTATTCGGTGGTGTTTTCCCGAGTGAAAGTCCGATTTGGACCCAACCACGTCCGCCCCAACTGGCGTTATTTCCATTGCGGCAACACGATTTTCTGGTTTCAGTCATCATTGCTGTATTACTGGTTCCATCAGTAATGTCTCGCGGGCGACACTTACTGCCATCCTCAAACATGCATCTTGTGTTGTGGTTCCGTCGGGTCCAGTAATTACAGTGATTGTAGTCCTGATTGGCGATGAAATCATAATTAGTTCTATGTTCAAAAGTTCCTCCAGGCAAATTATAGGTTGTACTTGTTGACGCACCTGAAGGACCAGGATCTGTGGGACAAGAGAAAATGGTCATCACACGATTTACTTTGTCTGCGTTTGCCGTGGCATCTCCACCAGAAAGTGGAATACTGCTTGATGTGTAATCATCAAAGGCGAGGTCAAAGTTCAAGCTGGAGTACAAAGGTGCCTGATCCAGAAAAGGAAGCAGTAATACTAAACCATTTAAGTTCATGGCTGTTGATGGCAAATTAGCGGGGGCGGGAGTTGCAGCGCAATCACCGCTGGCAACCTGTCCGGGAGGAAATACGCCGTGCGTGTCGAGGTAATTATGGAGTGCTAATCCAAGTTGTTTCAGCTGATTTTTGCAAGTGCTACGTCGTGCAGCTTCACGTGCCTGTTGTACGGCTGGGAGTAACAAAGCAATTAGAATCGCAATGATGGCAATAACCACTAACAGTTCAATGAGAGTGAATCCCTTGCGGGGATGTTGAAGTGAGGACACGGAAACTCTCCTTAATAAAATATGATGACACACGAAATTGCCTCAATGAAGCGCGCTTTGTACAGACTATGATGTGGTAACGTAGTCCAGACATTTGCCCGCAGAGAAAGCAAAATTTAATAATAAGCCTTAATAAGCAAGCAGTGTGCCAATTGTGTAAGAGGATCAGTCCTGTAAGTCCGCGTTTTGCATATTATCAGTCTAAAAACAACTTTTTGTTTTTTCTGCAGGTGTGGAGTCTCGGCTACCGAGAAAGAAGAGAGAAGCCGGTGTTGATATCAAATCAATCAATCCTGCTTTGTTTTTATGCAGGGTGGACGAGCTTAAAGTGTTCCCACGTGTTGTTTTACGCCTGTACCAATCTTTGCTTTTGTATACTAAAGTTTCTTCTAGTTTCAAAATGAGAGCCCCATGAACGACTCAACTCCACCTGTTGTAAAAGACTTTAAAATGACAGGCATCATTCTTTGTGTGATCGGAGTTATTTCTCTGATTGCTCCATTTATTGCTGGAACGGCAGTCGTTTTTGTGATTGGTTTTTTCCTGTTACTGGGTGGGTTCCTGTATGTGCTTCAGGGCGCGCAGGTATCCGGAGTTCCTGGTAAGACTCAACACTTATTGTTGGGAGCGTTGATGTTTCTCGGCGGAATTGGCGTGATCAGTCACCCGATTTTTGGCCTGACCTTTCTGGCGATGTTGATGGCGGTCTTTTTTCTCTTCGAAGGGGGCTGGAAGATCATGATGGCGTTCAACATTCCTGCAAGCCAGGGGCGGATGAGCGTTCTCTTTAGTGGTGTGATTTCCCTGCTGCTGGGGGGACTGATCTGGAGCCAGTGGCCGCTATCTGGAATCTGGGCTGTCGGAACTCTAGTTGGTGTTGACTTTTTGTTGACCGGATTCTTTCTGCTGAATATGAGCAGCGCAGTCTCTTCTAGTGGCAACACTGACAAAGAGCACGTTGATCAAAGTGTCTAATCGAGCGTCAGACCAAAGCCAAATCAACACGTTCGAATTAGGGTGCCGGTAGTGGAGCCGGTAGTGGAGCCGGTAGTGGAGCCGGTAGTGGAGCCGGGGCCTTGATGGCGGGAGGCTGAACGGGCTTTAACACTTTGACGTCGGTCCTCGACTCAACAGGCGTTTTGGGATAGCTATTACTTCCCAGTTGAGCGGTGTGATCGGGTGACATACGGTTGCGATATATCACCAGACCATCAATGGCGTGGTAGAGTGCCGAGTAATCAACGGTTTCATCTTTGTTATCAATGATATCATTTGCCAGCAAAGAGACTGCTTTTCGAACCCATTCCTCATTGAGGCGATCATCGGGCAACGCCATCATCAGGAATTCCAGCGTATGCCCTGTTGTTTCCAGACGTTCCTGGAAATTATTGCTGGCACTTTTCTGGAAAAAGTAATCATAAGAGAACGAGCCGTCGAAGTTCTGCATCGCCCGGGCTTCTTCAATGTAACGCTGGATTTTCTGATCGGCTTCCAGCCAGAAACCACGCAGACGCTGTCCCGAATTCTGATACGTATTTCTAGCATAGGCGAGTGCAAATAAAGCGTGGGTTCCGCCGCAGGCAGAGTCATTAGAGATCGTCGCGTTTTGCATATAAACCAGATCGTCTATCCGCCACTCTTCTCCTGTCTTATCCAGCCAGGTGGCATCGGGACCGAGGTAATGCACGAGAGCCCAGAGGGACCAGGTGACTTCTTCATTCTCCTGCATTTCTTTTTTGGCATTGTCGACGATGTCAGCGACGGTAATCGGACCATCGGGGGTCTGGAACTTATGATCCAGCGGGACATCGGCCATTGCTAAAATTGCCAGTGACTGATTTTTATGTCCTTCAAAGGCGTTTGATTTCGTATAAGGATGCGCGCGGCCGCCAAACTCAGTTTTCTGAAACCAGGGCTCTTTGTCGTAGTAAACGCCAGAGGAAATCCATTCAAGCGCGTTGACGTCTTTACCCTCTTTTCTGATTTCGTAATCTTTACGGAATGCCAGCATGCCGTGATAAATTTCCCAAGGTGAGTGCTTGTCTGACTCCAGGTGATACTGCTTACGGGCAATTTCGATGGCCTGTTCGACTTTTTTGAGCAGTTCCACGGGAGATTCCAGCTCACGCGGGCCGGTTGAGGTTGTTGCGGTTTCATCTTTTGATTCTGACTCTGGCGCATTTTCGCAACCAGTGAGGATACCAATAAAAGACACAACAACAATCAGTAAAGATAGACGACACATGAAGCCCATGGTGTGATGCACTCCGGGTTGATAATGATGATTATGGGATTATTTCTTGGCAGGAGCCGGATTCAAGCTGATTGCAGGAATCAGTGAACTGAAATCAATGTACCAAGGATGCGGAGTGAAGTAAATCGTGTAATTGCTATAAATTGCCTAGTTTGCTGTTCGTTTAAGCGGATCTTGTCGTCGATGATTTCAGATTTCTCTGAGAAGAGCAGGAACAGCGCATCGCTTCCCCAAATATACTTCGGGGCACTTGAGAAGAGTGATGGTTTTCAGATCAGAGTCTTTGCATATGCAGTCAGGGAATGTCGTCCAAGTTCGGATCCACTCGGAATTCAGGGGCGCGTTTTTCGAGGAAGGCCTGGATACCTTCATGGTAATCGGGGCCGTAATAAACTTTTCTTCTCAGGCCGTGAATGTATTCGAACTGCGATGCGTTGAGCGGCGTGGCCTGGCTGAGTGTGTTGAGCGTTGTCTTGGCAACCGAGATCGACGCTGCCGAACGGGACGCGATGGTCCGCGCCATCTCATAAACGCGACTTTCGAGTTCTGCCTCAGGCACGATTTCGTTGATCAGACCGGCCTGCTCTGCCCGTTGCGCGGTGAGCAGGTTGGCAGTGAAGAACAACTCTTTGACAATGTTGAGAGGCAGCCGGGAAAGAAAGCTTTGAAAGCCCGAAGCATTGTAAGGCAAACCGAGCTTGGCGGGCGTGATGGCAAACGCGCAGGTTTCATCGCCGAGAACCAGGTCACAGTTCACCACCAGGTCACAGGCCCCTCCCCAGACGGAGCCGTGAACCATCGCGATCACGGGCGCGGGAAAACTGCGGACAGCACGCAATAGCTTTTCGAGCGGATCATCATAAGGGAGCGGATCGGTATCCGCCTGCGGTAGTTCATCCACGTCATGCCCGGCCGACCAGACTTTTTCAAACGACGCAGCCCGCAGGATCACGGCGCGCGTGCCATTCTGTTGCATCGTCTTGAATGCTGAAAGAACTTCGTCGATCAGATCGCCGCTCAAGGCATTCCGCTTCTGATAGTTGTTGAATGCGATCGTTCCTATTCGATCTGTATTGCTGACTATGATCAATGACATGGTGTACCTCAAATGAGAGTCACGCGTTGTGCGGCTGCGGTCAGTTCGTCGCGAAAATCGGGATGAGCAATGCTGATCAGCGCCTCGGCCCGTTCTTTGGTTGATTTGCCTCGCAGATTGACAATGCCGTGTTCGGTGCAGACATATTCCACATCCATTCGCGGGTCCGTTACCATGGCGACTTTCGGTACGATTGTGGAAAGCGTTCCTTTACGCGCTGTGGATTGCAGGGCGATAATCGACTTCCCCCCTTTCGACAACGAGGCTCCTTTGACGAAATCATACTGGCCGCCGGAGCCGCTGTATTCGTGCTCACCGATGAACTCCGCATTCACCTGGCCGTAGAGATCAATCTCGATCGCAGTATTAATCGAGGTAAAGTGATCGTGTTGCGAGATGACGCGAATATCATTTACATACGACGAGGGATAACTTTCGAAGGCCGCATTATCGTTCATGAAGGCGTAAGATTCTTTGGTTCCGAACGCAACCGTGAAAACATGTTTAAACGGATGCAGTGTTTTCTTTCGTCCGGTGACAACCCCTTTTTGAATCAGATCTGACATGCTGGGAGAAAAAAGTTCGGTGTGAATGCCCAGGTCCTGATGATTGCTCAACGCTTCAGCGACCCCAGAGGGGACGCGGCCGATGCCCAATTGGATGGTGGCACCATTGGGAACCAAAGGCGCAATCAGAGTACCAATCGCGCGGCCTGCTTCTGAAGTTTCGGCGACCCCGGCCTCAATCAGCGGGACATTGTTTTCCACAATCGATGCGACTTCACTGACATGGATCTGTGACTGCCCAAACACACGCGGCATGTTTTCGTTGACTTCCACGATCAGCCGCTTACAGTGTCGCGCGGCGGTGGAAGCAAAGTCGTTGTTTGTACCCAGGGAGAAATAACCGCCCCCGTCCATGGGACTGACGGTGACCAGAAACGTATCGAGGTCGATGATTTCCTTAAACAGCCGCGGCAGATCGCTGAAATGCACGGGGACAAAGCTCATGACTTTGCGACCCGTTTGTTGTTGGTCTTTAATAATCTGGTGTTCGGTGCCGCTCAGGAAGAAACAGTGCGGATCAATCTTTTCCCGAACCCCTTCGACAAGCAGCGACTCACTGATCGGCTGCATTCCTATCTTATAGTAAAAGCGAATGGATTTCAGGTCATCAGAACGAAGTCGTTCTCCCAGCGCCGCGAGCAATGCTGGCGGCTGCCCGATCGCCATCCCGGCAGAGACCGTTTCCCCCGTTGAAATCGGCGCGACCGCCTCGGCCGCACTAGTCAATTTCGCCGCATAAAGCTCAGTAGCATCCATTCCACTCTGCCCTTTCATGAGTATCCATATTCAGAACCTGTTGAATATGCAAGGACTTTGGCGATTCTGAGCCGAAGTGTCAAGACGCGTTTGGGGATGAAACAGAAGCGAGTGGCAGGTCAAATAGAAATTAATAACCACATTTCTCCAGGACAAGCGAATCATCTACGTAGACATTGTATTGATGCGGCTGGAACCCTCCAAATAAGACAGGACGAATCTGTTCGACAACCAGTTTGAAAGCTTCGGGATTTTCAAGAGAAAACTCCCAGCGTTTTGTAAATTCAAGATCGATGTGCGTGGAGAGTGAATAAGGATCTTTCAGGGTCTTTTCATTACCATCGATGGTAATTGTGGTCCTGCCGGTAAACCAGTTTCGTTTAAATTCAACGGCAGTTTTTGGCTCGCAACCAATATCAATCGAAAATTGCATCCAACGAAGAACTCCTGAAAAGAAGCAATAGCAGGCACGCGGCGAATTTTGATTTCACAGCCATGCCAGTAATGCAATGAGGGCTAACCCATTTCCAATAATCAATGTCCAGAAGCCAAACTGCGTCAAGCCGAGCACATAGTCTGTTGATTCTGGATCCTGACCAACGAAACCGGGCTGAGTGCGCGCTGCCTGAAACTCATCAACGATTACTCTGGCAACGGACAGTCGATCCTGCATCACCATGACTTGTACGGTTCCGGGAGCTTCTGCACGGAATCCGGAAGTCATACCCCCCGCTGCGGTCGCAGGAATCCCATGTTCTTCCAAGAGATTGACGAGCAACTGACCTTCCATTTCCGTGGAAACGGTCGTCAGCGTCATGAGGGAATCGTTTTTGGTCGTCA
This window of the Gimesia fumaroli genome carries:
- a CDS encoding acetyl-CoA hydrolase/transferase family protein — its product is MKGQSGMDATELYAAKLTSAAEAVAPISTGETVSAGMAIGQPPALLAALGERLRSDDLKSIRFYYKIGMQPISESLLVEGVREKIDPHCFFLSGTEHQIIKDQQQTGRKVMSFVPVHFSDLPRLFKEIIDLDTFLVTVSPMDGGGYFSLGTNNDFASTAARHCKRLIVEVNENMPRVFGQSQIHVSEVASIVENNVPLIEAGVAETSEAGRAIGTLIAPLVPNGATIQLGIGRVPSGVAEALSNHQDLGIHTELFSPSMSDLIQKGVVTGRKKTLHPFKHVFTVAFGTKESYAFMNDNAAFESYPSSYVNDIRVISQHDHFTSINTAIEIDLYGQVNAEFIGEHEYSGSGGQYDFVKGASLSKGGKSIIALQSTARKGTLSTIVPKVAMVTDPRMDVEYVCTEHGIVNLRGKSTKERAEALISIAHPDFRDELTAAAQRVTLI
- a CDS encoding putative signal transducing protein — its product is MTTKNDSLMTLTTVSTEMEGQLLVNLLEEHGIPATAAGGMTSGFRAEAPGTVQVMVMQDRLSVARVIVDEFQAARTQPGFVGQDPESTDYVLGLTQFGFWTLIIGNGLALIALLAWL